A stretch of Primulina tabacum isolate GXHZ01 chromosome 13, ASM2559414v2, whole genome shotgun sequence DNA encodes these proteins:
- the LOC142522262 gene encoding protein DETOXIFICATION 27-like: MAGRIENGETTEPLLDYSYSVKFIEEDEQDQTIFRKIWIESKKLWRVVGPAIFSRLASYSMFVITQAFAGHLGDLELAAMSIASNVILGFDFGLMLGMASALETLCGQAYGAKKYYMLGVYLQRSWIVLFSCCVVTLPLFLFATPILKLLGQPADVAELSGVVVLCFIPLHFSFAFQFPLQRFLQSQLKNSVTAWVNLIAFVTHILLSWLIVYRLKFGVVGTALTLNFSWWIIVLGLFSYTVCGGCPLTWTGFSVEALSGLWDFLKLSASSGVMLCLENWYYRILIVMTGNLENAKIAVDALSVCMNINGWELMIPLAFFAGTGVRVANELGAGNGKGARFATIVSVMTSSIIGLIFWVLIMFFHNELALIFTTSQPVLQAVSKLSILLAFTILLNSVQPILSGVAVGSGWQSYVAYINIGCYYLLGIPLGVLMGWVFHQGVMGIWAGMIFGGTAVQTLILAIITVRCDWEKEAEKATMHVRKWADNKRYVA, translated from the exons ATGGCAGGTAGAATCGAAAATGGAGAAACTACTGAACCTTTGTTAGATTACTCATACTCAGTCAAGTTCATAGAAGAGGATGAGCAAGATCAGACGATTTTTCGAAAGATTTGGATTGAATCCAAGAAGCTTTGGAGAGTTGTGGGCCCGGCGATATTCAGTCGACTTGCCTCGTATTCTATGTTTGTCATTACGCAAGCCTTTGCCGGTCATCTTGGTGATCTTGAGCTCGCTGCCATGTCCATTGCTAGTAATGTCATTCTTGGATTCGATTTTGGTCTCATG CTTGGGATGGCGAGTGCGCTGGAAACCCTTTGCGGGCAAGCATATGGGGCCAAGAAATACTACATGCTAGGAGTGTATCTCCAAAGATCATGGATTGTTCTCTTCTCATGCTGCGTCGTGACGCTTCCGTTGTTCTTGTTCGCGACGCCGATTCTGAAACTTCTGGGGCAGCCGGCGGACGTGGCGGAGCTATCTGGGGTGGTGGTTCTCTGTTTCATCCCTCTCCACTTCAGCTTCGCTTTCCAGTTTCCACTGCAGAGATTCCTGCAAAGTCAGCTGAAGAACAGCGTGACTGCTTGGGTAAATCTGATAGCTTTTGTGACGCACATACTGTTGAGCTGGTTGATAGTGTACAGGCTGAAATTTGGAGTGGTGGGCACTGCTCTTACCCTGAACTTTTCGTGGTGGATTATCGTGTTGGGCTTGTTTTCGTACACTGTCTGCGGCGGCTGCCCGCTTACCTGGACTGGCTTCTCCGTCGAGGCGTTATCTGGCCTGTGGGACTTTCTCAAACTATCAGCTTCTTCCGGTGTCATGCTTTG TTTGGAGAATTGGTACTACCGGATTCTAATAGTGATGACGGGGAATTTGGAGAATGCCAAAATTGCGGTGGATGCATTGTCTGTATg CATGAATATCAACGGATGGGAGCTGATGATTCCTCTTGCATTTTTTGCTGGCACTGG AGTACGAGTGGCGAATGAACTCGGAGCGGGGAACGGGAAAGGAGCGAGATTCGCGACGATAGTATCGGTGATGACGTCATCCATAATCGGCCTAATATTTTGGGTGCTGATAATGTTTTTCCACAATGAGCTTGCCCTTATATTCACCACCAGCCAACCAGTGCTCCAAGCTGTTAGCAAGCTCTCCATTCTCCTGGCCTTCACTATTCTCCTCAACAGTGTTCAGCCTATTCTTTCAG gggtggCTGTTGGATCGGGTTGGCAATCATATGTGGCATATATCAACATTGGCTGCTACTATTTGCTCGGAATCCCTCTCGGAGTTTTAATGGGTTGGGTTTTCCACCAAGGAGTCATG GGTATATGGGctgggatgatttttggtggAACAGCAGTGCAAACTTTGATTTTGGCAATTATTACCGTGCGATGTGATTGGGAAAAAGAG GCAGAGAAGGCCACTATGCATGTCCGAAAGTGGGCAGACAATAAGAGATACGTTGCATGA